A region of Streptomyces sp. NBC_01750 DNA encodes the following proteins:
- a CDS encoding Pls/PosA family non-ribosomal peptide synthetase — translation MLGKSVEVLTADPADISTRQDDGDAGPVTGTEELLAEVLAGVVRVEQVPTDSHFFNDLGADSLVMAQFCARVRKRADLPAVSMKDIYRHPTIRSLATALADAVPTPTPVPSPAPAAEVSVPAQTPTDVGAPTEAAARAEVTAAAGTRRYIVCGTLQFLIFLGYSCLAALVAAEGYEWISAGSGLLDLYLRSVLFAGASFLGLCTLPVVAKWTLVGRWRSGEFPLWGMAYLRFWVVKTLIRTSPLRLFAGSPLYVLYLRALGARIGKGVTILSHAIPVCTDLLTVKEGTVIRKDVLLSCYRAHAGLIQTGPVTLGSNVLVSEHTVLDIDTSMGDGAQLGHASSLHTGQTVPAGERWHGSPAQPTEVDYRTVGPADCPTVKRTLYGVLQLLNLLIVYLPLAMGGLSILLADVPQLHGLLNPQAVAFTSPEFYADALTISLVVFFGSMLTGLLVVGTVPRVLNRAIKPGKVYPLYGFHYGIQRAIALMTNRKFFATLFGDSSGIVHYLRYLGYDLSRVEQTGSNFGTEVQHENPYLSSVGTGTMVADGLSIMNADFSSTSFRVSHTSIGPRNFLGNRIAYPSQGKTGDNCLLATKVMVPIDGPTREGVGLLGSPSFEIPRTVMRDNKFNHLQTGDELRRRLTAKNRHNAATAGLYLLARWIHFFVITLITMGAVDLHSVIGSPAIALASVLTLAFTVVYFALIERAATGFKAQKPLYCSIYEPPFWRHERFWKMASIDYIQVFDGTPFKNVIWRLLGARIGKRVFDDGCFFPERTLVTIGDDSTLNAGTVIQCHSQEDGAFKSDRSALGSGCTLGVGAFVHYGVTIGDGAMLAPDSFLMKGEEIPSHAQWGGNPAREMADNKTHLEAHQEHPSTHAAPARGN, via the coding sequence GTGCTAGGGAAATCTGTCGAGGTCTTGACGGCCGATCCGGCTGACATCTCGACCCGCCAGGACGACGGGGACGCCGGCCCGGTTACCGGCACCGAGGAGCTACTGGCCGAGGTACTGGCCGGCGTCGTGCGCGTCGAGCAGGTACCGACCGACAGCCACTTCTTCAACGACCTGGGTGCCGATTCCCTGGTGATGGCCCAGTTCTGTGCGCGGGTCAGGAAGCGGGCGGACCTGCCGGCCGTGTCGATGAAGGACATCTACCGGCATCCCACCATCCGGAGCCTGGCCACCGCGCTCGCCGACGCCGTGCCCACCCCCACCCCCGTCCCGTCCCCGGCCCCGGCTGCGGAGGTGTCGGTACCGGCGCAGACACCGACCGACGTGGGGGCACCGACCGAGGCGGCGGCGCGGGCCGAGGTGACGGCAGCGGCCGGTACACGGCGCTACATCGTCTGCGGAACGCTGCAGTTCCTGATCTTCCTGGGCTATTCCTGCCTCGCCGCCCTCGTCGCCGCGGAAGGTTACGAGTGGATCTCCGCGGGCTCGGGTCTGCTCGACCTCTACCTGCGGTCGGTCCTGTTCGCCGGCGCGAGCTTCCTGGGTCTGTGCACCCTCCCGGTCGTGGCGAAGTGGACGCTCGTCGGCCGCTGGCGATCCGGCGAGTTCCCCCTGTGGGGTATGGCCTACCTGCGTTTCTGGGTCGTCAAGACCCTGATCCGCACCAGCCCCCTGCGCCTGTTCGCCGGTTCACCGCTGTACGTGCTGTACCTCAGGGCGCTCGGCGCGCGGATCGGCAAGGGCGTCACGATCCTCTCTCACGCGATCCCGGTCTGCACCGACCTGCTCACCGTCAAGGAGGGCACGGTCATCCGCAAGGACGTGCTCCTGTCCTGCTACCGCGCCCACGCCGGCCTGATCCAGACCGGCCCGGTCACCCTCGGCAGCAATGTGCTCGTCAGCGAGCACACGGTCCTCGACATCGACACGTCGATGGGCGACGGTGCCCAACTGGGCCACGCCTCCTCCCTGCACACAGGCCAGACGGTGCCCGCCGGCGAACGCTGGCACGGCTCCCCGGCGCAACCGACCGAGGTGGACTACCGGACGGTCGGCCCCGCCGACTGCCCCACCGTCAAAAGGACCCTCTACGGCGTTCTGCAGCTGCTGAATCTGCTGATTGTGTATTTGCCGCTTGCGATGGGCGGCTTGAGCATCCTGCTCGCCGACGTCCCGCAGCTTCATGGGCTCCTGAACCCGCAGGCGGTGGCCTTCACCAGCCCGGAATTCTACGCCGATGCCCTGACCATCTCCCTGGTCGTCTTCTTCGGCTCCATGCTCACCGGCCTCCTGGTCGTGGGCACCGTGCCGCGCGTGCTCAACCGGGCCATCAAGCCCGGCAAGGTCTATCCGCTGTACGGCTTCCACTACGGCATCCAGCGGGCGATCGCGCTGATGACCAACAGGAAGTTCTTCGCCACGCTCTTCGGCGACAGCTCCGGCATCGTCCACTACCTGCGCTACCTCGGATACGACCTGTCCCGCGTCGAGCAGACCGGGTCCAACTTCGGCACCGAAGTGCAGCACGAGAACCCGTACCTGAGCTCTGTCGGCACCGGCACCATGGTCGCCGACGGACTGTCCATCATGAACGCCGACTTCTCGAGTACGTCCTTCCGCGTGTCCCACACGTCGATCGGGCCCCGCAACTTCCTCGGAAACCGCATCGCCTACCCCTCACAGGGCAAGACCGGCGACAACTGCCTGCTCGCGACGAAAGTCATGGTCCCCATCGACGGTCCGACGCGCGAAGGCGTGGGCCTGCTCGGCTCACCCAGCTTCGAGATCCCGCGCACGGTGATGCGCGACAACAAGTTCAACCACCTTCAGACCGGCGACGAGCTGCGCCGCCGCCTCACCGCAAAGAACAGGCACAATGCCGCAACCGCCGGCCTGTACCTGCTGGCGCGGTGGATCCACTTCTTCGTCATCACCCTCATCACCATGGGCGCAGTCGACCTCCACTCCGTGATCGGCTCACCGGCGATCGCACTGGCCAGCGTCCTCACCCTCGCGTTCACCGTCGTCTACTTCGCGCTGATCGAACGGGCCGCCACGGGATTCAAGGCCCAGAAGCCGCTGTACTGCTCGATCTACGAGCCCCCCTTCTGGCGCCATGAACGCTTCTGGAAGATGGCCTCGATCGACTACATCCAGGTCTTCGACGGCACCCCCTTCAAGAACGTGATCTGGCGGCTGCTGGGGGCCCGGATCGGCAAGCGGGTCTTCGACGACGGCTGCTTCTTCCCGGAGCGCACCCTCGTCACCATCGGCGACGACAGCACGCTGAACGCAGGGACTGTGATCCAGTGCCACTCGCAGGAGGACGGCGCCTTCAAGTCCGACCGCAGCGCCCTCGGGAGCGGCTGCACCCTCGGGGTCGGCGCCTTCGTCCACTACGGCGTGACGATCGGCGACGGCGCCATGCTCGCCCCCGACTCCTTCCTCATGAAGGGCGAGGAAATCCCCTCGCACGCTCAGTGGGGCGGCAACCCGGCCCGGGAAATGGCGGACAACAAAACCCACCTTGAAGCCCACCAAGAACACCCCTCCACCCACGCCGCCCCGGCACGCGGCAACTGA